The window atatatatatatatttatatttgtatatgtgtatatatacgtatacatgtacatatacatatacacacacgtacagttgtggtcaaaagtttacatacacttgtgaaaaacaaaatgtcacggCTCTCgagagtttccagttatttccacAACTCGGATTTTTCCttacaaaaaacattaatgaagtttggttcttttatgacttcattttaggtgaactgaaaaaaagtgattaaatctgctggttcaaaaatatacatacagcagcgctaatatttggtaacgtCCCACTTGGACAATTATTATGAAAATTATGTCATACGTGTGGCCTTTACTGATTAAATGCTACTGTTCTTATCTAGGTGGTGATATCGGATGACAAAAGCAGGGACAATATTGCAATTGGTCAATGGGGGGAGTCACTTGTCAACTTGTTCCTTTGCCACTGGAGAGACGGCACTGAGCCGGACCGACCCACACAAGTCATCTGGTGCAATCAAACCGGCGAAAGCGGACATCCGTACGACTTTGAGCTGAGGTTCGACCCGACGGGAGACGAGTCAGAAAGTGTAAAGGAGAAGATAGTGTATGTGGAGGTGAAGTCCACAACGAAGAAAGACAAGTCGTTTATTGTTCTCTCAGCCAACGAACTGCACTTTGCGTTGGAGAAGAAAGAACGTTACAACATTTACCGGGTGTACAATGCAGGGGATGCAGAGAATGTGCGTCTATGTCGCATTAAGAATCTAGCGCAGCATCTTCACACCAAAAAGCTGGAACTTTTTCTCTTTGTGTAAGggaaaataattgcatttatcTTTTAACTTTACTTTTAATGCACTGATGACCATTTTGAATACACACTTTTATTGAATCAATATATCCTCTACATTTACATTGTGTTGTTTCATTTGTAATGATCGGGGTTcttgtgagagaaaaaaatccattactTTGCGGGttcttaatatataattttaaagaaaagttgatgttttaatcatttataattatttattttcaatcattaaaacatattggaaaaaaatatttccatattaCTATGCTGATCTGTCTTATTTTAAGCCTAGACCATGAATGTGAAGTGTGACTTAAATATAACTGACTGatggagtgattttttttgaattacgtTAAATGGAAACTTTCTAAAGTAATTACACTGTCACGGGGGATAGTGTGGAAGATGATTAGCACCCCTccactctatatatatatgtgtatatgtatgtatatatatatatatatatatatatatatatatatatatatatatatatatatatatatatatatatatatatatatatatatatatatatatatatatatatatatatatatatatatatatatatatatatatatatatatatatatatatatatatatatatatatatatatatatatatatatatatatatatatatatatatatatatatatatatatatatatatatatatatatatgtgtatatgtatatgtatatatatatatatgtatatatatatatatatatatatatatatatatatatatatatatatatatatatatatatatatatatatatatatatatatatatatatatatatatatatatatatatatatatatatatatatatacatatatatatatatatatatatatatatatatatatatatatatatatatatatatatatatatatatatatatatatatatatatatatatatatatatatatatatatatatatatatatatatatatatatatatatatatatatatatatatatatatatatatatatatatatatatatatatatgtatatatatgtatatatatatatatatatatatatatatatatatatatatatatatatatatatatatatcatacatacacacaaaatcaATATCTATATTTAATGCAGGTACTTTTtaatcaatcattcattttctcttccgcttatcctcacaaaggccgtgggggagggggtgctggagcttagccCTAGCCAACAAtgagcaccaggcaggggacaccctgaactggtggccagccaatcacagagcacaatgagacgacaaccattcatgctcacacttatacaACTTTGGACCAATTAACAGTGTTCAacctactatgaagacccgaataatagtaggcactggaataatagtactactactactaataataatattcattattttttgaattttccactccctactattattccagtgcccaCTATTATTCGGGTTTTCATAGTACATGTTTTCAGGATGTGGGAGGGATCCGGAGTCAGGAAAGTCCGGGCCTGGGATAGATCCCCCAATTTTAGAATTCTGACGCGCCTACCACTCGGTCACTGGGCCATATTTTGAATCAATGCCCACTGTACTGACCACCTCTCCTAACTTCGGTGCTAGAAAGCGCAGGCTCGATTCCCGAATGGTGGAGGTATGATTGTCAGTGCGAGTGCTCGTCTatttctctgtgtgccctatggctggttggtgaccagtctagggtgtattcTGCCTTTACGTGAATGCAcagtatggaaaataaaataaaaaatgaatgtatttgacCTAGCccttaaaggttaaaaaaatattcattaggTTGTGGGCAAAAGTGTTCTCATGGGTCGTTCAAATTCATGCTGCTGAATGCACCACAGCGTCGCTCACTATTTGACAATAACGAAAGATTTACAGCATGATGGCAAGCGTAATTCTGTATGGAGACAGCAAACAGCCGCTTTCCCCTGGTGGGGCAAAACTCCCATTGGCTCGAGCGCCCGTGAATAGGCGGGGCTTCTCTTGGCCCGACCAATCCGGTGCCTCTCTCACCGTCCGTATGAGAGCGCCTAACCTTCCAGCCTGCCCTGCCTGCCTACCTCCATTCTCCTCCCCCGCTGGAGGACAGCGCGATGCGGAGACAATAGGACATCACAGCCGGCGGAGGAGGTTGCCGTGGATGCTCGCCGCTTCTCCGTGGATCTCTTCATCCGCTTGGATTCGGCCTGCTTGTACTATGCACCCTCGCCGACGCCTGGTTTGTTTACCGGCGGCTTGGACGCACAACCAGAGCGGACCCGACAGCCCGGTTATGAGCATCTATTTTATGGTGAGCGTTCTTACAACTAATTGGATTCACCTGCATCTTCAGCAACATCACATTTGTCCATTTACATGACAAATGTACACAAAGATAGGATTATattaaggtgtgtgtgtgtgtgcttttttttaattattattcgtAGCATAAACAGCATCTCAAAAAGGAACAAAAGATAATGTCCTCTTTTGTCATTGGTATCAAACGCTCATTGCCTCTGAATGTGGGGGTAGCCAGGTGTCTgcagcattttgtgtgtgtgtgtgtgtgtgtgtgtgtgtgtgtgtgtgtgtgtgtgtgtgtgtgtgtgtcattcaGCTCTGTTTCCTCTGAGTCAGTGCAGTCTGAGGACACACTGCAGTTGGGGAGTGTTTCGGCAGAAATAATAATGTATGGCAACAAGactgttattttaaaatacCGGTTTTACCGTTCATTTCATCCCTGTATAACGGGTGTCATAATAGCAATGATAATAACAATAGTagaattaaaatatgtatactaggtaaaaaaaatcatgatatcAAGCGTGGAAAACTTGccttattttctcgcatataagccagatttgtaattaaaaacaatgatgactgaatcaagggtgcggGTTATATGCGCACAATCCTTACAGTGTTGCTTTACtcttttcaccagtagatgtcgacAAATTAAAATTTaccatttgttggttattttctgttttgcagtaagaaaacaaccattactggattaattactaacttccttatgatattgaccctaataatgtgcttttaattcatacagtatctcagaaagaCCACACGCAATGATTCCTCTTaaggttttcccttcaaagtaacacatttgtactcccattTAAAGCcacgattttaaggcagttttaagggttcggcttatatgcgagaaaatatggtaattgaaaCAAATTCTTTTATTCATAACCCTACGCAGTCGGCTTGCTTTATGTATGGAGGCTTTGATTGGAACGGGTCACGTTCCCGTGCTTGTGTGGGTGCATGCGTGTCCGATTGACAGGCACACACAGCTGATAAAAGTGGGATTGAAATGTGGATATTAAAAAAGCAGATCCCCACCAGGATGCTGAGTCACTGCTCACATAGCAGGGCACAAACACAAAAGCAAAATGACGCCGGCAGGCATCTTGGCTGGCAGCTCTGCCTTTTGTTGTCTCTCAAAATACAGCCAGACGTCCTCATCATGTGCTACTCTGGTGGACTGATCAGCTATGATGGCAtatgaatgtgtgtttgtgttctcGTTCGGGTGGGAGCAGGCATTGAGAATTTTTCGCAACATCTGTGGCGGTCTAGTAAATGATCTGATTATTAACGGTCTGATTATTACTTGGCAATATACATAGCATTTCACGACCATAAGCAATCATGCAACCGAGCTGACTTTTGATTGCTCATTGCTGCATTATATGCAAAGGTGCAGTGCCCCGACAGAACCACTAAAGGGCAATGTTTCTCTCTTTTTAAAGTGGAATTCATAGCTAATACAGAAAGTACTGATTCAAATGCGTGATTGGAGATTAAGCATTTCAGTTCTGTGTCCCGCAGAAGAGTTGCATGAGCTATATTAAAGGTGACCttttatttgacaattttttttctaatttaatctCATCTGCAAGACAAATTCTCTTTACAATTCCAACAAAATTTACTTTTTCAAGCTACAAAGTATGGTCGTAACGCTACTTACGAATGTCTCTAGGTGCAGAATTTTCAGGTTAGCAAAgctttaatatgcaaatgagtgcctcgagatacgtatgtgtgaatgtgtgtgtgtatgtatgtatatatatatatatatatatatatatatatatatatatatatatatatatatatatatatatatatatatatatatatatatatatatatatatatatatatatatatatatatatatatatatatatatatatatatatatatatatatatatatatatatatatatatatatatatatgtatgtatgtatgtatgtgtgtgtgtgtgtgtgtgtgtgtgtgcgtgtgtgcgtgtgtgtatgtgtatgtgtatgtgtatgtatatgtatttgtatatgtatttgtatatgtatttgtatatgtatttgtatatgtatttgtatatgtatttgtatatgtatttgtatatgtatttgtatatgtatttgtatatgtatatgtatatgtatatgtatatgtatatgtatatgtatatgtatatgtatatgtatatgtatatgtatatgtatatatatatatatatatatatatatatatatatatatatatatatatatatatatatatatatatatatatatatatatatatatatatatatatatatatatatatatatatatatatatatatatatatatatatatatatatatatatatatatatatatatatatatatatatatatatatatatatatatatatatatatatatatatatatatatatatatatatatatatatatatacatatatacatatatacatatatacatatatacatatatacatatatacatatatacatatatacatatatacatatatacatatatacatatatacatatatatatatatacatatatatatatatatatatatatatatatatatatatatatatatatatatatatatatatatatatatatatatatatatatatatatatatatatatatatatatatatatatatatatatatatatatatatatatatatatatatatatatatatatatatatatatatatatatatatatatatatatatatatatatatatatatatatatatatatatatatatatatatatatatatatatatatatatatatatatatatatggaatttAGCGGtttgaaatgtttgaaaaaaaaattcaaaatatactAATATAAAAACCCATTTATTGTATGTCTCTCTAGTGACGACAGTTGTTAGCTGCTGCCACGCCAAGCATCCTTTACTGTCTTTTCACTGCGCCCACCCAAACCCAATCTTCGCCATGAGTTCTTCTCCGCTGACATCAAGGGCTAACATGGATATCCTGGAGGAGCTGCAGCTGATCGCAGCCCAGAACCTGGAGAAGCTAGAAGTCAACAAATACTACGAAGTTATTCGAGAGCTTGGCAAGGGCACCTATGGCAAAGTGGACCTTGTCATCCATAAGATTAGAGGTGATATTCCcgcttaaaaactaaaatatttgaaGAATGATTCGATTTAAAATCCTGTATTGTTTGAAAAGCAGTTAAAGGAGCACTGCGTAAGCTGTGTGTGTAAAAATGGTACTGCAACCAGGATCAAACTATTGAAGCTCACGAGATTTCGTTATCCTTTGGACTCCCGGAAAAGTTCTTCACAATGGAGAATCGAGTAGCATCAACGTCCCGATGTTGCATTTGAATCAGAAACTAGAAAAGGCAATTTATGGAAAAATTTTATGGTTATCTTTGCTGTGCTAGAGAGTATTGTCTAGGTACACGTACTTCTAGTACAAGTACGCgcaaatacataataatacataatgtaATTGTAGTACACATACTTGTAGTGCTAGTAGATATACATTTACTACTAGTACACTTGTAGTACTAGTACACAGAAGAACAAATGGTTGTAGTACAACTACATGGACTTGTACAGTTGTGCGCGACTATATATACTTGTTGTACTAGTATACATTCTTGAACTTTAATGACACaaacttgtagtacaagtattCCATCTTGTACGCCAATGACACATACTTGAAGCCCAAGTATACCTTCTTTTACTTCAATGACACACTTTTAGTACAAGTATACCTTCTTTTACTTCAATGACACACTTTTAGTACAAGTATACCTTCTTTTACTTCAATGACACACTTTTAGTACAAGTATACCTTCTATTACTTCAATGACACACTTTTAGTACAAGTATACCTTCTTTTACTTCAATGACACATACTTGTTGTCCAAGTATACCTTCTTTTACTTCAACGACacatacttgtagtacaagtaacAAACAAGTACAGCTACGTACAGTACTTGTAGTATTAGTATGTGCACCTTTAGTGCTAGTACATGTACTTGTGATATTGTACACAGAAATATACATGTTTGTAGTGCAAGTACATGcaagtatacacacatacacatttgtaATATAAGAAGCAGTAATAATGGCTTTATTTTTACCAAAGGTACTAAAATGGCACTGAAATTCCTAAAGAAGAAGACGACCAAGCTGAAGTCTTTCTTGAGGGAGTACAGTAtctctctctacctgtctcCCTGCCCTTTCATCATCAACATGTTCGGCATTGCTTTCGAGACGGACGAGTACTACGTATTTGCGCAAGAATACGCACTCGCGGGGGACCTCTTTGACATCATTCCTCCACAGGTACTCCATCACATTGTTTCCAATTACAAACAATCCTTATAAATCCAATTTTCTAAATATAGTGGCACCTCggcatacgagtgccccgacatacgagcgatttgagatacgagtaaaatttcgggcaaatatttattttgagatacgagacaaattttgaaataTAAGCAAACTGCGGACGCGAAAGGCTGCTCATGAGAACATCCTGTCGTGTAATGTCTATACAAGCAcggggcggagcgttgcatttttggggtgtttttttcccattagtcagtgcgaatgccGTATGTACtactcattggcaagtggtcgtgtgttatcctattgtgaggacattggtgtgcatcattttcagaatatttgaagggaatacaaaagcaaacaacccttaaAAAAATTGCGTCTGAAAGTCAGGTTgtaggcggggcaaatagaccCAActcaggagaagaaaggtataaaaatttaaaacaaattggaattaagtttagtgtaaggttagattacatttattttggagTGTGGCTGAATCGtattccaaattcatttaaaagtgtttatgttatgtcacgagcgtgttgccgtgcaaaacgtggcccccctctccctccctctctctgtccctctctctcccctccacgaaatccgtctaattttagcactattaaacacattttagtactattaaaccactagttatttgttacttggttaatagatggcaaattagaacaaatatttttttccaaccaagtagcctgttttgggtgttttttcagagggttggaatgaattacatttttttaggtcatttctatgggaaatgttcatttgagttaaaagtaaatcgacatacgagctgagtcttggaacgaattaagctcttatctcgagATACCACAGTAAGTTGTATTGAGAAGTAGAGCAACACGATTCTTTTTTTCTGCCGTTCGACCTCAGGACATCATGATTAAATTATTCCACTTATCCATTCCTTTAAGGTTGGTCTCCCCGAAGCAGTTGCAAAGCGCTGTGTGCACCAAGTGgccattgctttggattatctACACTGTAAAAAGCTGGTCCACAGGGATATCAAGCCTGAAAACATTCTTATATTTGACCGGGAGTGCCGTAAGGTGAAGCTGTCTGACTTCGGAATGACCCGTCGCGCAGGATCACCTGTGAAACGGGTGAGTAGTGGCGAGATCTGGTCAGGATTGATGCACCTTTACATGAAATCAGAAATATATCTTTATTAATACttcaaaaactaaaatatgaaatCCTTATTTAGCTGCAGCAATGTAGGAAAATATCATTCAACATACACACAAGAATCTCAAATTGATCCTGTATAATGTTGCAATTTGCCACTATCACACTAGATGGCGTTAGTCACTCAAAAGGGCATTATGTAAGACTGGTGGCCTAAAATGGACTGAACCATTATTAgcgtcaatatcataaggaagttagtcattcacccagtaatggttgttttctgactgcaaaacagaaaataactaacaaatagtaaatgttaatttgcgaCATCTACGGGTGAAAGAGTATAGCaattttgtgcgcatataagccgtaccccttGATACAAAGTGGACTGAACCATTATTAgcgtcaatatcataaggaagttagtcattcatccagtaatggttgttttctgattgcaaaacagaaaataactaccaaatagtaaatgttcatTTGCGGCATCTaagggtgaaaaagagtatagaaatcttgtgcgcatataagccgtactcttgatacagtcattgttttttaaagtttttatttgaatcatcacttaaatctttttgttttatacagtgttccctcggttagcgcggttaatggggactgggaccacccgcaataagtgaattttcgcgaagtagggattccccattcaaaaatgcttaatttgaatttaattccaaaaaaaattctttatttttaattttttttttcattttttttttatcctctgtatacagtacactatatagaatacgggtatagagagtgaaattcatgttataacaaaaaaactgtaaaatatgttgtttcaatgtaatatttgtatttttcccccccaaaaaatccgcgaagctctgagtccgcggtactTGAACCGCggagtagcgagggaacactgtatttttccatttttgatgATGGACTTTTTGTGTTTACCTCTCCTTGTATCGCCACAGGTCAGCGGTACTATTCCATACACGGCCCCTGAGCTGTGTGATGTGTCCCGCCATGAGGGTTTCTGTGTGGACTACAGTACCGACGTATGGGCCTTTGGGGTTCTCCTCTTCTGCATGCTGACCGGCAACTTCCCATGGGAGAAAGCCCTGGCTTCTGACTCCTTCTACCAAGAGTTCATCCGTTggcagaggaggaggacgaaCACGGTACCTTCCCAGTGGAGACGCTTCACCGAGCAAGCCCTGCGTATGTTTCGCCGTTTGCTTTCGGTAGAGCAGGAGCGCCGCTGCTCCGTCAAAGAGGTTTTTGGGTACTTCAGCCACTCGTGGATGCTGGAcagtgacaacaacaacaacaacggcaaTGGCGAAAGAGCCGGCGGAGGAGGGAACGGGCGAGGGGAAGCCACCGACAATATGTCCTCATCATCATCTggggaggaagatgaggaactTTTAGTGGAGCGGATGAAACAACAGACTCTGTCGCCGGTGGCCGCCGAGCGGGGGAACGGCGGTGCGGCCAAGGGCGCCATGATGGAACTGGGCGGGGGACACCATTTCGTATCCGTGTCCACCAACAGCTCAGTGTCTTCCACCAATAGCTACGAGAGGATGCCGCGGGAGAATAGCTCGCCGGGAGGCCGCATGCTCGTCACCACGCCCATCGAGATCTGCGTTTGAGTAGCCCCTTGACATTTTCTACGTTTAACTCGTCTCACCAGTGTGCTCTTCTTTCACCACTTCATCCACCGCGTTCAGTCAAGGTGCATGTACGGAGAGAACGTGACGCTTAACAACGATGTTGTTGTGGAAGGGGCGTGGCCGGAAAGACCCTGTCAGATGAGCTTGACAAAATGGGAAAGGTCAAAACATCGTTTCTAGAGCAATATTCCCAAgacagcaaaaaataaagataaaagtcAAGATGCTGGGATGTGATAGGAAGCTTGAACTGgtgccacaaaaaaataataattaaaaatgtgttccACTTTACTAGACTCACGAAAGAAAAGAAACTTTATGAGGAAGTGCTTTTAAAATCATCATGTTTCGTTAACTGGGCTCTTCTTTTGGATTGCATCGGGGGGGTTCTTTCAAGTTAGTCGAAATGCAAATGACAGTTTCTGGGATTTTAACATATCGACTTCACACTTTTTTCTACTCTCCTGCGTTATGTCaatttttcgtttttgtttattttatcacattaaaaaatgccaatttgcATGTTGAGCTCAGCAACTctatgagaaaagaaaaaaatgtcatggaaTCTTTTAACGTAGCACAATTTTCCCATTACATTTAAGAGGGATGACTCATGACTTCAAGTTGTTTTAGGGGtagaataatacaaaaaaaatgttacgtATTAGTTTCTATTTAGCCGATTTTAGTGTAGTATT is drawn from Stigmatopora nigra isolate UIUO_SnigA chromosome 18, RoL_Snig_1.1, whole genome shotgun sequence and contains these coding sequences:
- the bsk146 gene encoding serine/threonine-protein kinase SBK1, translated to MSSSPLTSRANMDILEELQLIAAQNLEKLEVNKYYEVIRELGKGTYGKVDLVIHKIRGTKMALKFLKKKTTKLKSFLREYSISLYLSPCPFIINMFGIAFETDEYYVFAQEYALAGDLFDIIPPQVGLPEAVAKRCVHQVAIALDYLHCKKLVHRDIKPENILIFDRECRKVKLSDFGMTRRAGSPVKRVSGTIPYTAPELCDVSRHEGFCVDYSTDVWAFGVLLFCMLTGNFPWEKALASDSFYQEFIRWQRRRTNTVPSQWRRFTEQALRMFRRLLSVEQERRCSVKEVFGYFSHSWMLDSDNNNNNGNGERAGGGGNGRGEATDNMSSSSSGEEDEELLVERMKQQTLSPVAAERGNGGAAKGAMMELGGGHHFVSVSTNSSVSSTNSYERMPRENSSPGGRMLVTTPIEICV